A stretch of DNA from Pseudomonas sp. HN11:
GCGATCCTGTACCGCGGCAACTACCAGGCCAAGCTGATCGAGCTGAAATTGCAGCATCACCAGGTGCCGTATCGCCTGTCGGGCGGCAACAGTTTTTTTGGACGTCAGGAAGTCAAAGACCTGATGGCCTACTTCCGCCTGATCGTGAACCCGGACGACGACAACGCCTTCCTGCGCGTGATCAACGTACCGCGCCGCGAGATCGGCTCCACGACCCTGGAAAAGCTCGGCAACTATGCCACTGAACGCAAGATCTCGATGTACGCCGCCACCGACGAAATAGGCCTGGGCGAACACCTGGATTCGCGCTTCATCGATCGCCTGTCGCGCTTCAAGCGCTTCATGGACAAGGTCCGCGAGCAGTGCGCCGGCGAAGACCCGATCAGCGCCCTGCGTAGCATGGTCATGGACATCGACTACGAGAATTGGCTGCGCACCAACAGTTCCAGCGACAAGGCCGCGGATTACCGCATGAGCAACGTCTGGTTCCTGATCGAAGCACTGAAAAACACCCTGGAAAAAGACGAAGACGGCGAAATGACCGTCGAGGACGCCATCGGCAAGCTGGTGCTGCGCGACATGCTTGAGCGCCAGCAGGAAGAGGAAGACGGCGCCGAAGGCGTGCAGATGATGACCTTGCATGCGTCCAAGGGACTTGAATTCCCCTACGTGTTCATCATGGGTATGGAAGAGGAAATCCTCCCACACCGCTCCAGCATCGAAGCCGACACCATCGAAGAAGAACGCCGCCTGGCGTACGTGGGCATTACCCGCGCGCGCCAGACGCTGGCCTTCACCTTTGCTGCCAAGCGCAAGCAATACGGAGAAATCATCGATTGTGCCCCCAGCCGGTTCCTGGACGAACTGCCGCCGGACGACCTGGCCTGGGAAGGCAATGACGACACCCCGACCGAGGTGAAGGCCGTTCGCGGCAATACCGCCTTGGCGGATATACGCGCGATGTTAAAGCGCTAGAATCGACTACTTTTTAATCTACTTTTCGGCGCACACCGCGCCATTAGAGGAAGCTTTCCGTGGAAGCACTGCATAAGAAAATTCGCGAAGAAGGCATCGTGCTTTCCGATCAGGTACTCAAGGTCGACGCCTTTCTGAACCACCAGATCGACCCGGCGCTGATGAAACTGATCGGCGACGAATTCGCCGCACTGTTCAAGGACTCGGGCATCACCAAGATCGTTACCATCGAAGCCTCGGGCATCGCTCCGGCGATCATGACCGGCCTGAACCTGGGTGTGCCGGTGATCTTCGCGCGCAAGCAGCAGTCCCTGACTCTAACGGAAAACCTGCTGTCGGCGACGGTGTACTCCTTCACCAAGAAGGTCGAAAGCACCGTGGCGATCTCCCCGCGCCACCTGACCAGCAGCGACCGCGTGCTGGTGATCGATGACTTTTTGGCCAACGGCAAGGC
This window harbors:
- a CDS encoding xanthine phosphoribosyltransferase, which gives rise to MEALHKKIREEGIVLSDQVLKVDAFLNHQIDPALMKLIGDEFAALFKDSGITKIVTIEASGIAPAIMTGLNLGVPVIFARKQQSLTLTENLLSATVYSFTKKVESTVAISPRHLTSSDRVLVIDDFLANGKASQALISIIKQAGATVAGLGIVIEKSFQGGRAELDAQGYRVESLARVKSLEGGVVTFIE